The sequence CATGATAATCAAGGGGAGTGTCAATGGTAACGATTAACGTGTTTTTGAAAAGGAGTAAGAGAATTAAGAAAAACGGTAATTCCTTGATAGGATTCCTATGACTCAATAACAAAGGATGGATGAGGATTCCTAGGACTCGATAACAAAGAATGGACGAGGATTCCTAGGACTCGATAACAAAGAATGGACGAGGATTCCTAGGACTCGAGAAATAGAATGGAAGAGATTCCTAGAGACTTGTTAGCAAAGAATGGACGGGAATTCATAGGAACTCGATAACAAAGAATGGACGAGGATTCCTAGGACTTGTTAGCAAAGAATGGACGAGGATTCCTAGGACTCGATCACAAAGAATGGACGAGGATTCCTAGGACTCGATAACAAAGAATAGACGAGGATTCCTAGGACTCGATAACAAAGAATGGACGGGGATTCCTAGGACTCGATAACAAAGAATAGACGAGGATTCCTACGACTTAATAACAAAGAATGGACGGTGATGATTGAAACTAGAAAAAATTTGAGATTATTAGTGACGTCGAAAGAAAAGGATAAATCATACGGATCGATCATGGCTGTCAAGAACGCACCGCTTGTATGTTTTTGCACAGCGATAATCATTATGATTATAACAGCTGCAGTGTATTTGACTGGCAACAGAATCACTGTAAGTAGTAGTTGAAGCATTAGTAGCAGCAGTAGTGGTGATAGTAAATGCTTTTGGAAGGGGATGTTGATAGGTATGGGACAATTGCGTAATCATGAAAGTGgataaaaatttgtaaaattcttCAGTCTCCAATATCCCTAAAATGTTCAgttataataaaaacaagtataaGTAATATAGCATTCAGAACTAAAGCAAACATCATATATGGAGATAAATAAACTGATtggcaagtatgtatatatagtgtatatatatatatatatatatatatatatataatatatatatatatatatatctatctatatatataatataatatatatatgtatatataggtatagtatacttactttagtgcatttattttcatatttgaacttcGTTTAATTTTAAATTGAGGTTTTACTTAATTCTCttcatagaaaaaatatttaggctgtaaaatacaaaacttgaatagatagaaaaaattaaaatatgaatctAGATTAAGAATGTGTTCACATCTTTTTTGACATCTTAACTCTTTCCCATCCCCTTATTTCGTCCATTGACCCCATTTCGAACTGatatctcccttctctctctctttctgttgtatACCAAACTCCTTTCTCACAACCCTTTTCCCTCCAACTCCTTTCCAGTaataccctcccccccccattcccccccccccaccccccccccccccaccaccatccCCGCCCGTCCTGGATGTTGACAGTACAAAGCCAATAAAGGGTTTGTTTCCGTCTCTATTCAGCTGTAGTACTGAACGcgacggaagtttttttttttaagggtttctttttttttcagtagttgtGTCTTGAAAACAGCCGGTGGGCTTGATCACATTTTCGTCCAGCCGTGTTTTGAACGCGTCTGAATTTAAACATTTGCTAATCATCTGCAGCCATCAACGTTTGCGAGTGCAGGAAATGAGTTTTGCGTCTATACACCAATGCGAGCAATTGTGATTGTATACCCGTCTGAACTGGTTTTAAGTCTCCATCAAAGCATGCTTGTGAACGCAAAAAGAAATGAAGGGTTTATGAATATCTGTCACGCCAAGGACCCCCCAAATACAAGTGAGTCCAAGTCGAGCCGTTTTGTATCAGCATTAAGCTGTTTCTGAACGTAGCCAAATACTGGGTTTACTAAATTCCTCCAACTATAGCCAGTTCGCTGAACGCGGCAGAATAGATTTTAAGTCTTCACCCAGCTGTGTTTATGAACGCGGCTTAGGAGGTTTATGTCTTCATCCAATGGGGGGTATCTGAACGCGCCCAAACAAGTCAAGACGGATTTTAAGTCTTCATCCAGCTGTGTTTATGAACGCGGCTGAGGAGGTTTATGTCTTCATCTGATGGGGTTTCTGAACGCGCCCAAACAAGCAAGCATGATTCAGGACGTTCAATGGGTCAAGACGGAGCCCCATCATCAAGCCGCTCCACATCCATTAGCGCATGGGCAAATTAGCGGCAAATTATACGCTGCTTAATTAAATGACCGCCAGCCTACCTTGCAATTAAGGGGGATGCCAAGCCATACATTACAACATATTGAACAGTTTAATTGTTATGTTCCAAGCACACACACTGAGGCCGTTTTTTTCCCTCCCTCGAACtcttctacccccccccccccccccccccccccccccccgcatcgCTCTCTGACAAGGGACCTGTTTGTTTTGGGGtcgctcccccccacccccacacctccCCTtccaccctcccaccccccccaccccctatacTCTCCCTTTCTCTGTCACCCTGTTTCTTGGGCAAAAGACACTtacgtttatattttatataggtcttttacgaaaagttttcaaaggTTCGCCAGGATATATTAGTATACTCGTAGAAACCATCCTTCATATGACCCAAAAAATGTTTGTATTTCCTGTCCGTAGTAGCGACtgggtctgtctctctctctctctctctctctctctctctctctctctctctctctctctcgtgcagaaTATACTGGCGGATACATGCTGGTTCGTTTTGATGCTGGGTTCTGAAATGTTTACGAGTGGtaaacagaacacacacacacacacacacacacacacacacacacacacatatatattatatatatataatatatatatatatatatatatatatttatatatattatatatatatacgtataaaaattccattttgattttctgtCGGTCtgttcatttattccttttaattatttttacacgaatctttttttttttttaccattaaaaattataaaaaagaagacAGAAGCTTCATACCTTTTACTGGACGGACGCCCTCCTTGGTAACTAGGATACAAAGAGCTATATATATGCAGACTTTTATTGTAAATTATCATTGGTTATTAATTATACTGATAACCTCTCTTTTTTCTTGTAGACTTGGTTCCCTCATAGTGTCGCTCACACTCATAAAATGCCAGTAAACAAAATCTAATCGTTCTGGCAGATATCGTTTTCGATCTCGAAATGATAAACAGGATATttatgaaaattgttttttttttatgttttattttcaattttttttttagattcgagaaaaaagaatgcaaaactaattttattttttttttttctttttagattctTGAAAAAGAAGCAGAATAAATAGTAATAAGACTTaaatgaaaaatagtgggtttcgTCACGGAATTAGCAATGGATTTTACGCGGTTTGGAAaatttaccttctctctctctctctctctctctctctctctctctctctctcttttccagccCTTTAGCGCGCTACGTATAGCTGACACAGCCTGCCATATATCATGTCTCGTTCCAAGGCGCACTCGCTAGCCCACACCATCATGCCAATTACGGGGTAGACTCGTTAATTAACCCTTGGGAAGATTGTCCGTAATCACACGAGAGATGAATAACTTTATCTGTTGATGGTGGCAGAAGGTTTGATTAAGAGAATTCAAGTTGTAACTCAAGACTGGAGCGAATGCGGGGTACACTACATATTCCAAGTCTTGCAGGCGAATATATGTGACATATCATAGGACGAGGAAATAGAATATTTAAATGGACGAAATATATTTCAGATGACCGGTACTTTGGGAAAGATATGGGCTTATATACGTTCCTAATAAAGTATATTGGCGGTCAGCTTCAAGGGATTATTAAAGCTTTTAAGATGAGCGTTATAGCAGGCGTAATATTAGGTTTATTCTGTTCTCAGTAGATTTCTAAGTGAATTTTCCAGAGTTTGAATGAAAGGTATGCAATCTTGCGTCATGTGgtatacggggagagagagagagagagagagagagagagagagagagagagagagagagagagagaaacacgtggTGTGGTATGGTCTAcaaaaaaagacaatatataCCAATTAAAATCTCTGCCAATTTATATGAATCTTGTCTTCCTGCTTGCGTTCATGGGAGGTccgaattatatataaattgatgaCAATCTAGATAAAGGAACTCACAGGTAAGAGATGTTTTATAGAGAGCCATGGACCTCCATATAGCAGTGGGTAATGTACTTGAATGCACATATACAAATTTAAACACACTGactactacatatataatttttttgtcggGATTTCGGGTAAACTGATATTACCATACGAACCTCTTCTtctttatatagtatactataatatataatatatattatatactatataaagaagAAGAGATTAGTATGGTAATATCAGTTTACCGAAATCccgacaaaaaataaattatataatgtatatatatatatatatatatatatatatatatatatatatatatgtgtgtgtgtatatatccatatatatatatatatatatatatatatatatatatatatatatatatatatatatgtgtgtgtgtgtgtgtgtgtgtgtgtgtgtgtgtgtgtgtataatatatataattatatatgtatatatatttatgggtactacatatatatatatatatatatatatatatatatatatatatatatatatatatatatatatatatataagtgtgtgtgtggtgtgtgtgttgtgttgtggtttgtgtgtgttgttgtgtatgCAAATGCACAATTGTACTTGCTGCTGTTTATTTTTAGAAATCTACGTATTATTTTTAACCATCAACATAAAGGGATAATCCTTTGTTAATTGGACCCATAAGAAGAATCTCCGTTGATTTcgtaataatgtaatatgtaaacACATGCTCCATGTGTCTTGCATAAATTCATTTGCTTCTAATTTACTTTTCTTGAACAACAATCATGATATCGTAATTCAGAGCCTAGCATTTTGATCCTTGTAGGGTATTAGAAATATCTCATCTGTAAAATGAAGTGCTTAATTCGTGGCCACACTGTTTTGTTGTCACGTAAACAAATTACAAGAGAACAACCTCAAGTTTGCGgattctatgtatgtatatatatatatatatatatatatatatatatatatatatatatatatatatatatatatatatatatatatatatatatatatatatatatatatatatattatactatctatatatcatgtatatatatatatatatatatatatatatatatatatatatatatatatatatatatatatattatacatatatatacatgtatatatatatatatatatatatatatatatatatatatatatatatatatatatatataaattcctaaaCAGCTGTGTTActattacagaaaaataattcacTTTGATACAGCAGACATGTAAGAACTGCCTATTATGAATTCGCTCTTGAATTGTAAATTTAAAATCCTTAGGTGATAAAAGGGCTACATTTAAATGCATCTTGCTGACTTATTTCTGTACATTGAAAGTAGAAAAAGTTAccgttttttcatttatttatttttttttttaaatgcttaaaaaattatGGTTACTCCTATTCTATACATAAAGCTAATGTTTGTAAATCAATTGTTCCacatttaatgtatatttatttctttagttaTCATTCTGTCgttataaaagataaaatggTGTATAAGATTAATATTTCTTACGAAATCGATTCACATATTTAGTATAAAATACTGTATATGCGATTTACTCATGTCATTTTTTGTGTAAAatctgcacacatacacacgcacatacacacattgtagatatattatatatatatatatatatatatatatatatatatatatatatatatatatacatacatacatacatacatactatatatgtgtgtgagcgtATGCATTTGTTTCCTATAAGTATAAACACCTTTATGcagatttcacacacacacacacacacaaaattttcatgtataaatcGCATATACACTATTTTATCTTTGATCATGTTAGAGTGATACACTAATTGAAAACACACATTAAATATGTAACTTAATTTCGTATCAAATGttaactaatataaatatatatatatatatatatatatatatatatatatatatatatatatatatatatatatatatatatatatatatatatgactggtaacaatgttctttagcaacagaattccatctaataaaaggagccaataaaaaacaccaaaaatatagagagaaaagtacttttctctgtattttggtgttttttattggctccttttattagatatatatatatatatatctatatatatatatatatatatatattatatatatactatatatattatatatatatcgccacTCATAACACACGCAAGCAACCATTCATATAACTCTTTTAGTAACTCCAAAGCTCCACAAAGGAAGAAATGAACGGCattctctcgctcgctctctcatTGTCAGCTGAATGTATTGAAAGGAACGATGTAATGTAATTGTAGAGTATAATACAATTGCGGCTAAAATTGATTACGTTAAAGCCTGATTCATTCCCCGAGGTGGCAACTGCCTCTCCGGGCCAGTGTTGCCATATGAGGCGCCTCCTCGCGCTGGAACGCTCTCGTCGTTCGGTGCTGGAACAAGGCTCGGGAGTCGGGAGGCTTTTTCTCAGCAGCTGAGATGTGCTAGTACTATGTCCCTGGAAGCGTCCAGTTCGTCATGCGATAAGCGTCGACTCATAACAAAGACGAACCTTTCTAAAATGAGGGTTTAACGGTAAACCGTTTTTGTCTTCCGTGTAAATATCGTCTGGAAGTATTCGTTGACAATCGGCCTAGTTACCAAAAACTGATTTGGTATCATTAGAAACCACATTTCACACTGAAACTCCTCTGACACTAGGTCCTGTCGCCGCTCAAAACcatttcgcagagagagagagagagagagagagagagagagagactgtcttaaACATGTGTTATCCCTACCCATCCATCTTCTGAATGCCTGGCAAAAGCATTCCAGTCGTGGTGGTAATAATCCAGCGTTAGAATAAACACGCTCTCTAAGCCCCGATGCTTGCGAACGGGGGTGGGGGATGGAAACTTAAGCCGACGCCATGGCGAATCTGACACAGCCATTGGATCCGAGAGACCCCACCACCAGCTTTCTCATAATTCGCTGCCTGTTATAACAATAGCGGGTCTGTTTGTATTCCATTACGAGGACCCGCCCCTCGAGGGAGCCGCCTTCGTCTCGACTCCGCCCCCTCCGTTTTGGTTACGGCACTCGCCGCGAGAGGACGCTAGTTGgcgagaattttttgtttttgtgccaGACGTGacgattctcctctctctcgcccTATTTACGGCTCTTGCAAATTTCACGACGCTGGAAATCAGGTCCAATACGTAGAAATAACGCTCAGGCAGATCTTACAAGGGATACTCGGTCGATTGATACCGTTTTATTGCGTCTAATGTCGAGATAACGTATTCATTTAATTGGGTGGGCGGGCTCGGTCTAAAGCGAACGTCGTCGGAGCCAATGGGCGGGCAGATTTGCACCTGGGGTGAATCCGAGGAGCCAATGAGGGCGTCGTCGCCCAGCATGGCGATCGCGGGCGACACGAAGAAGAAGCCTCGTGTGTTGATCATGTAGTCAACATCGTGTAAGTGTCAACATTGCTATCTGGGCCTTCCTGTGCGCCCCCTTGATGGGAGCTTCTGAGACCAGCAAAGCGTGTGATCGAGGGGCCTCTTGGTGTTACGGTTATATATGGACCAGAAAAGAGGGCCAGGCGAGTGTTgcttgaagaggaaagaggaggaggaagaagaagaagaagcagaggggaggaaaggaaaaaaaaggttaagaaggGAGTGTTTGTAGTACTATAGGTGGTTTCtctcggaggaggaggaagaagaggaggctaGTGAACGAAAGGCGCTCAAGTCGTGATGACGATGTCCTGCTGCTGCATCGGGCGTCGCGGCATCTCGCAATGGTCATGATTCCCACGCCCTCAGCCGTCCTCCACACGCCTTCCCGCCCGAAGTTGGGTTTCTCGATAGACAGCATCGTCGGACGGGGCAGCAGCGTCGACTCCCGTGGGTCTCCACCGCCTTCCCCAGGCTCCTCCCCGAGGGGCGGCAGCCCCAGAGCCAAGAGTCCGATCGAATCGCTGCACGACGTGCAGAAGACCCACGTCCGAATCCCGGAGCCGATCCACCCCTTCGTGCCTACGTCAGTGCCTACGTCCGTGCCTGCGTCGCTAGCGCACCACCCTCTCGCGGCGCCGCACCTCCATTCCATACCGGGCCTCCATGTGCCCCACGCCCTCAATCTCGCGGCCCTGCTGCCGCCAGGGGGCACCCATGGGATACCATCGGCCGTGCCCCCCGTGTTGTTGGGTCAGATGTCGCACCTGGGGACGCCCTTACCGCCGGCGCCTGGACCCAGAGAGTTCCCGCTGTATCCGTGGCTTCTGTCCAGGCATGGCCGACTCTTCGCGCCCAGATTTCCAGGTGAGATTTGGTTTTAAGCCTTTACCAGTTTATTATAGTTTCTCGCTCTTAAGAAAAAAACCAGCTTCTTCAGTAGTAATTCAAATAAGAAATCAAACCGAACgccaagtgaataaataaaactcGAAGAGCGGTtgtgaagtgatatatatatatattcctggctCACACCAAACCCCCAAACAACGAGCAATAATCTTCTAAATCCGGGATCTTTCGATTGGGGTCTTCCCCCCAGCCCTTACCCCCCCAAGCCCCAATCCCAGCCTCCACACCCCTCTATGGGTAATCCCCCCAACTGTCCCGCCCCACTATCCCCATCTGTCATAGCAGGGGTCATGCATTTGTTTGCCAGTTCAGCCAGGTGTTAGGGTGTTGAAATT is a genomic window of Macrobrachium nipponense isolate FS-2020 chromosome 31, ASM1510439v2, whole genome shotgun sequence containing:
- the LOC135207038 gene encoding homeotic protein empty spiracles-like, which encodes MVMIPTPSAVLHTPSRPKLGFSIDSIVGRGSSVDSRGSPPPSPGSSPRGGSPRAKSPIESLHDVQKTHVRIPEPIHPFVPTSVPTSVPASLAHHPLAAPHLHSIPGLHVPHALNLAALLPPGGTHGIPSAVPPVLLGQMSHLGTPLPPAPGPREFPLYPWLLSRHGRLFAPRFPGPDFPSFLLPFRKPKRIRTAFSPSQLLKLEQAFEKNQYVVGAERKQLAQSLNLSETQVKVWFQNRRTKHKRVQQEEQQTGPGSKKDDSKDGRDGVKGDSSKADDKDDLSMIEYDEDEVLSDDECDPQGPEGVVQS